Proteins encoded by one window of Paraburkholderia terrae:
- a CDS encoding amino acid racemase: MTPGNVENRRKYGIVGGLGPLGSADVFFKLVKAMPPSTDAEHADLIFQQHPFRSSGVGSAATTERKLYIFNMIRDFEKRGVTTVVLPCFLSHTFIDELKSNTTLQIVDMVEAVRHHVRRRFRGARRIGVLASDYTREKRLFERYFTSPEFEVVHPRMNEGIDRVTEAVYGPEGIKSGHLRGRPVELLHNACADLIEQGVDVIVPGMTEIALVADEIRLLSVPLVDSNLVYAQHVVSGQYDPPSGVFKVGVVGGVGPAATIDFLDKIVRNTPAQRDQDHIRLLVEQNPQIPDRTENLIGDGADPTVSLYATCKRLEEGDADIIAIPCNTAHAFVERIQPYLGIPIVNMLTETARYLRESYPAQREIGVLATSGTIASGVYEKALESQGLRQVAPGPELQARVMEAIYGKDGVKAGFTTGQCQEDIAAAVEGLIAEGVEVIVLGCTELPLLLPHSEFAGRNGARVRLIDPTDVLARQCIAYATAASESPASKSER, encoded by the coding sequence ATGACGCCCGGGAATGTCGAGAACAGACGCAAGTACGGTATCGTCGGCGGCCTCGGGCCGCTGGGAAGCGCCGACGTGTTCTTCAAGCTCGTGAAGGCAATGCCGCCGTCGACGGATGCCGAGCACGCCGATCTGATTTTCCAGCAGCATCCGTTCAGGAGCTCGGGCGTGGGAAGCGCCGCCACGACCGAGCGCAAGCTCTACATCTTCAACATGATCCGCGATTTTGAAAAGCGGGGCGTGACGACAGTCGTGCTTCCCTGCTTTCTCAGTCACACCTTCATCGATGAACTGAAATCGAACACGACGCTGCAGATCGTCGATATGGTTGAAGCGGTGCGTCATCACGTCCGCAGGCGATTTCGCGGAGCGCGTCGCATAGGTGTCCTCGCGTCGGACTACACGCGGGAGAAACGACTGTTCGAGCGTTACTTCACGTCGCCGGAGTTCGAGGTTGTTCACCCGCGCATGAACGAAGGCATCGACCGCGTCACTGAAGCGGTGTATGGCCCGGAAGGCATCAAGAGCGGTCATCTGCGCGGCCGGCCGGTTGAACTGCTGCACAACGCTTGCGCGGATCTCATCGAGCAAGGCGTCGATGTGATCGTTCCGGGCATGACCGAGATCGCGCTCGTCGCGGATGAAATCCGTCTGCTGAGCGTACCGCTGGTCGATTCCAACCTCGTGTATGCACAGCACGTCGTGTCGGGCCAATACGATCCGCCCTCGGGTGTGTTCAAGGTCGGGGTCGTTGGCGGAGTCGGCCCCGCTGCGACGATCGATTTCCTCGACAAGATCGTGCGCAACACGCCGGCTCAACGGGACCAGGATCACATCAGGCTGCTCGTCGAACAGAACCCGCAGATTCCCGATCGTACCGAGAATCTGATCGGCGACGGCGCAGACCCGACGGTGTCGCTGTACGCAACGTGCAAGCGGCTGGAGGAGGGCGATGCCGATATCATCGCCATTCCGTGCAATACCGCTCACGCGTTCGTGGAACGCATCCAGCCGTACCTCGGCATTCCCATCGTGAACATGCTGACGGAAACGGCCCGCTATCTGCGCGAGTCTTATCCGGCGCAACGCGAAATCGGCGTTCTCGCGACCTCGGGCACGATCGCGAGCGGTGTCTATGAAAAAGCGCTTGAATCGCAGGGGCTTCGTCAGGTTGCGCCTGGACCCGAACTCCAGGCGCGCGTGATGGAAGCGATTTACGGCAAGGACGGAGTCAAGGCAGGGTTCACGACGGGGCAGTGTCAGGAAGACATCGCTGCAGCCGTCGAAGGCCTCATTGCTGAAGGTGTCGAAGTCATCGTCCTGGGCTGCACCGAACTCCCGCTTCTTCTTCCACACAGTGAGTTCGCAGGGAGAAACGGCGCTCGTGTGAGGCTGATCGATCCGACCGACGTGCTTGCGCGGCAGTGCATCGCCTATGCGACGGCGGCCAGCGAATCACCCGCCAGCAAGAGCGAAAGATAA
- a CDS encoding CbtB domain-containing protein gives MNDAVLQPVDALAPIPLRELMPWIVFGGLLMLLVLYFVGAEEGATSIVPGMYVHEFVHDGRHLLGFPCH, from the coding sequence ATGAACGATGCTGTTCTCCAACCAGTAGACGCGCTCGCGCCCATTCCGCTTCGCGAGTTGATGCCGTGGATCGTCTTCGGCGGCCTGCTGATGTTGCTGGTGCTGTACTTCGTCGGCGCAGAGGAAGGCGCGACGTCGATCGTGCCGGGTATGTATGTGCACGAGTTCGTCCATGACGGGCGTCATCTGCTCGGTTTCCCCTGCCACTGA
- a CDS encoding DUF1097 domain-containing protein has translation MKKPEAYTLSIGVLAVADTWLTGTLLPVPVWVTFIAWASFFVLGGGRAGFVKSVASNLTGLVIASLTLLCIATTSGSAFAVAVLVGIGSAAMVQASKLKLLDVLPAIVWGFASTVGTTVATGKVITTAGIGNPALVAAAALVTGAAFGFVSEVVGEALAFRREHRLG, from the coding sequence ATGAAAAAGCCTGAGGCGTACACATTGAGCATCGGCGTTCTTGCTGTCGCCGACACATGGCTCACGGGAACCCTGCTTCCCGTTCCCGTCTGGGTGACGTTCATCGCCTGGGCATCGTTCTTCGTGCTGGGCGGCGGACGCGCAGGCTTCGTCAAGAGCGTCGCGTCGAATCTGACGGGGCTCGTGATCGCCTCGCTGACGTTGCTGTGCATTGCGACGACGAGCGGCAGCGCATTCGCGGTCGCCGTGCTGGTCGGCATCGGCAGCGCGGCGATGGTGCAGGCGTCGAAGCTCAAGCTGCTCGACGTGTTGCCCGCGATCGTGTGGGGCTTCGCATCGACAGTCGGCACCACCGTCGCCACCGGCAAGGTGATCACGACGGCAGGCATCGGCAACCCCGCGCTCGTCGCCGCTGCCGCGCTCGTGACGGGCGCGGCGTTCGGCTTCGTGTCGGAAGTCGTGGGCGAAGCGCTCGCATTCAGGCGCGAGCATCGGCTTGGCTAA
- a CDS encoding dicarboxylate/amino acid:cation symporter, protein MKNRLTLNIAAGMVLGVVAGYVCHTSLSDPATVKAVAGYFSIVTDIFLRLIKMIIAPLVFATLVSGLAGMDSGQDVGRIGLRSVGWFICASLLSLSLGLVLANLLQPGAGLHLVENAGEVSTGLNTSALNVKDVITHAFPTSLMDAMARNDILQILVFSVLLGLALSALKKDERVMVVIKAIDGMVPVMLRLTNYVMRAAPLGVFGAIASAVTLRGVDVLYTYGKLIGSFYLGLALLWLILTGVGYAFLGRRVGTLLKAVREPAMIAFSTASSEAAYPRLTEQLEKFGVDKKVVGFTLPLGYAFNLDGSMMYQAFAAIFIAQAFGVDMPVSQQIFMLLVLMLSSKGMASVPRGSVVVVAAVAPMFHLPAAGVAMVLAIDQILDMGRTMTNVIGNSVATAVIAKWEGRRQSEPDDSSLFDQAEVGAK, encoded by the coding sequence ATGAAAAATCGCCTTACACTGAATATTGCCGCCGGGATGGTGCTCGGGGTCGTTGCCGGCTATGTGTGTCACACGAGCTTGTCCGACCCGGCGACGGTCAAGGCCGTGGCCGGTTATTTCTCGATCGTCACGGACATCTTTCTGCGGCTCATCAAGATGATCATCGCGCCGCTGGTCTTCGCTACGCTCGTGTCCGGGCTGGCCGGGATGGACAGCGGGCAGGATGTAGGCCGGATCGGCCTGCGCTCCGTCGGCTGGTTCATCTGTGCATCCTTGCTGTCGCTGAGTCTGGGTCTCGTGCTCGCCAATCTGCTGCAGCCGGGCGCCGGCCTGCATCTGGTCGAGAATGCCGGTGAGGTGAGTACCGGGCTCAATACGTCGGCATTGAACGTCAAGGACGTCATCACGCACGCGTTTCCGACCAGCCTGATGGATGCGATGGCGCGCAACGACATCCTGCAGATTCTGGTCTTCTCGGTCTTGCTTGGACTTGCGCTCAGTGCGTTGAAGAAAGACGAACGCGTGATGGTCGTCATCAAGGCCATCGACGGGATGGTGCCCGTCATGCTGCGCCTGACCAACTATGTGATGCGCGCCGCGCCCTTGGGCGTGTTCGGGGCCATCGCTTCGGCGGTGACGCTGCGGGGCGTCGACGTGCTCTACACCTACGGCAAGCTGATTGGCTCGTTCTATCTGGGGTTGGCGCTGTTGTGGTTGATTCTGACGGGCGTTGGCTACGCGTTCCTCGGCCGTCGCGTCGGTACCTTGCTCAAGGCTGTGCGCGAGCCGGCGATGATCGCCTTCTCGACGGCCAGCAGTGAGGCAGCCTATCCCCGTCTGACGGAGCAACTGGAGAAGTTCGGCGTCGACAAGAAGGTCGTCGGTTTTACGCTGCCGCTGGGCTATGCTTTCAATCTGGACGGTTCGATGATGTATCAGGCGTTTGCCGCGATCTTCATCGCGCAGGCCTTTGGTGTCGACATGCCCGTTTCGCAGCAGATCTTCATGTTGCTGGTGCTGATGCTGAGCAGCAAGGGCATGGCCAGCGTGCCACGCGGTTCGGTCGTCGTCGTCGCTGCAGTGGCGCCGATGTTTCATCTGCCGGCTGCAGGCGTGGCGATGGTGCTGGCCATCGATCAGATCCTCGATATGGGACGCACGATGACCAATGTCATCGGCAACAGCGTAGCGACAGCCGTCATTGCAAAGTGGGAGGGTCGCCGGCAGAGCGAACCTGATGACTCGTCGCTGTTCGATCAGGCGGAGGTCGGAGCGAAATGA
- a CDS encoding nitrile hydratase accessory protein, with the protein MFTRFEEYAAASMLGTPDSPPRLDGKLFFTNRWERDVFGLALSLSKAGCFEWEDFRQSLIASIAKWETIDCENQPRWDYYERFLEALLNVVEASGVLSRDELQRVITARRVAVQS; encoded by the coding sequence ATGTTCACGCGCTTCGAGGAATACGCCGCGGCATCGATGCTCGGCACACCGGACTCGCCGCCGCGTCTGGACGGCAAGCTGTTTTTCACCAACCGCTGGGAGCGCGACGTGTTCGGTCTCGCGCTGTCGCTGTCGAAGGCGGGCTGCTTCGAATGGGAAGACTTTCGACAGAGCCTGATTGCGTCGATCGCGAAGTGGGAAACGATCGACTGCGAGAACCAGCCGCGCTGGGACTACTACGAACGCTTTCTCGAAGCGCTGTTGAACGTGGTCGAAGCGAGCGGCGTTCTGTCGCGCGACGAACTCCAGCGGGTCATCACGGCGCGGCGCGTGGCGGTTCAATCGTAA
- a CDS encoding CobW family GTP-binding protein, with the protein MRLKKIPTTVVTGFLGAGKTTLVNHILDATRPMQIGIVVNEFGEVGIDGQLIVADEEAVVEINNGCVCCTVRTDLVASVRDLLARFGDRLERLIVETSGLADPAPVLQTFLADPDVRERVELESVVAVIDALHADAQLDDDIAREQVVFADRIIVNKTDIASPQAVDALVERIRQLNPTAQVDFANHSAVAVDSLLGVRSFSLDNLLAVEPDLLDEAGHDHEHDDTIASCAFVVPGALDATRFNRWINQLVQTDGQQLLRMKGVLNLHDEARRLHFHSVHMLLDAKFGKAWSRDEHRENRFVMIGRNIDAERMRDGLLSCMH; encoded by the coding sequence ATGCGACTCAAGAAAATCCCTACGACAGTAGTGACCGGCTTTCTCGGCGCCGGTAAGACGACACTCGTCAATCACATCCTCGACGCGACGCGACCGATGCAGATCGGCATCGTCGTGAACGAGTTCGGCGAAGTGGGCATCGACGGCCAGTTGATTGTCGCCGACGAAGAAGCCGTCGTCGAAATCAACAACGGTTGCGTGTGCTGCACGGTTCGCACGGATCTCGTCGCGAGCGTGCGCGATCTGCTCGCGCGTTTCGGTGACCGGCTGGAGCGGCTGATCGTCGAGACCTCGGGCCTTGCCGATCCTGCGCCCGTATTGCAGACCTTTCTCGCCGATCCCGACGTGCGCGAGCGCGTCGAACTCGAATCGGTGGTCGCCGTCATCGACGCGCTGCATGCCGATGCGCAACTCGACGACGACATCGCGAGAGAACAGGTCGTGTTCGCCGACCGGATCATCGTCAACAAGACCGACATCGCCTCGCCGCAAGCAGTCGATGCGCTGGTCGAACGCATCCGTCAGCTCAATCCGACCGCGCAGGTCGACTTCGCGAATCACTCGGCCGTCGCCGTCGATTCACTTCTCGGCGTGCGCAGCTTTTCGCTCGACAACCTGCTCGCCGTCGAACCCGATCTGCTCGACGAAGCCGGCCATGACCACGAGCACGACGACACGATCGCATCGTGTGCGTTCGTCGTGCCAGGCGCGCTCGACGCAACGCGCTTCAACCGTTGGATCAATCAGCTCGTGCAGACGGACGGCCAGCAACTGCTGCGCATGAAAGGCGTGCTCAACCTGCACGACGAAGCGCGGCGGCTGCATTTCCACAGCGTTCACATGCTGCTCGACGCGAAGTTCGGCAAGGCGTGGTCGCGCGATGAACACCGCGAGAACCGCTTCGTGATGATCGGCAGAAATATCGACGCCGAGCGGATGCGCGACGGTCTTTTGAGTTGCATGCACTAA
- the nthB gene encoding nitrile hydratase subunit beta, producing the protein MKLQHHLGGIENLGPVSTETRVFVEPWEKRIFGIHTVMMAESAHLANALHPYPIDQLPTTFKNDWTWASLRTGAEDMQPFDYFKYRYYEKWLGGISQFFVDQGYITAEELAEKTAHYRASPDATLPDKPDTPLAAQVDAYLQNGDSGYHALERAARFAKGDTVRIADPDAVDHTRLPGYLRNKTGTVDLVYPGAFSYFVSTGVDGIGEPMPVYRIAFDTADIWGEGKSEANTTLYADLYEAYVQPAN; encoded by the coding sequence GTGAAATTACAGCATCACCTTGGCGGCATCGAAAACCTCGGCCCCGTCAGCACCGAGACGCGTGTTTTCGTCGAGCCGTGGGAAAAGCGCATCTTCGGCATTCATACCGTGATGATGGCCGAGAGCGCGCATCTGGCGAACGCGCTGCATCCTTACCCGATCGATCAACTGCCGACCACGTTCAAGAACGACTGGACCTGGGCATCGCTGCGCACGGGCGCCGAAGACATGCAGCCATTCGATTACTTCAAGTACCGCTATTACGAGAAGTGGCTAGGCGGCATTTCGCAGTTCTTCGTCGATCAGGGTTACATCACGGCGGAGGAACTCGCGGAGAAGACGGCGCACTATCGGGCGAGCCCGGATGCCACCTTGCCTGACAAGCCGGACACGCCTCTCGCCGCGCAAGTCGATGCGTATCTGCAAAACGGCGATTCGGGATATCACGCACTTGAACGCGCAGCACGCTTTGCAAAAGGCGACACAGTGCGTATCGCCGACCCCGACGCCGTCGATCACACGCGTCTGCCCGGCTATCTGCGCAACAAGACGGGCACCGTCGATCTCGTCTATCCGGGCGCGTTTTCGTACTTCGTATCGACAGGTGTTGACGGCATCGGCGAGCCGATGCCCGTCTACCGGATTGCATTCGATACCGCCGACATCTGGGGCGAAGGCAAGAGCGAAGCCAACACGACTCTCTACGCCGACCTGTACGAAGCCTACGTGCAGCCGGCCAACTAA
- a CDS encoding CbtA family protein: MVGKLLMRGMLAGVVAGLIAFGFARVAGEPQVDRAIAFEEHAHAMEGDAHEPELVSRDTQAGPGLLTGVVAYGAAFGGLFALTFAWAWGRVGKLGARPLAAWLALGAFVALVVVPNLKYPANPPSVGDPDTIGYRTGLFFLTIAISVAIMVLSLNVRSVAARRFGAWNGALAGLLAFVVMLAVVLAALPAIDEVPAAFPATLLWKFRIAAIGMQAVIWTTLGALFGVLAERIGFADSRMRGDARGASAATQAF, translated from the coding sequence ATGGTCGGCAAGCTGTTGATGCGCGGCATGCTCGCGGGTGTCGTCGCGGGGTTGATCGCGTTTGGATTCGCGCGCGTGGCGGGCGAGCCGCAGGTCGATCGCGCGATCGCCTTCGAGGAACACGCGCACGCGATGGAAGGCGACGCGCACGAACCCGAACTGGTGAGCCGCGACACGCAAGCCGGCCCCGGTTTGTTGACGGGTGTCGTCGCATACGGCGCGGCGTTTGGCGGGCTCTTCGCGCTGACCTTTGCGTGGGCGTGGGGACGCGTCGGCAAGCTCGGCGCACGGCCGCTTGCCGCGTGGCTCGCGCTTGGTGCGTTCGTCGCGCTAGTCGTCGTGCCGAATCTCAAGTATCCCGCTAACCCGCCGTCCGTCGGCGATCCGGATACGATCGGCTATCGCACGGGCTTGTTTTTCCTGACGATCGCGATCTCGGTCGCGATCATGGTGCTGTCGCTCAACGTGCGCAGCGTCGCCGCGCGTCGCTTCGGCGCATGGAACGGCGCGCTGGCGGGGCTGCTCGCGTTCGTCGTGATGCTGGCCGTGGTGCTCGCGGCATTGCCTGCCATCGACGAAGTCCCGGCCGCTTTCCCTGCCACGCTGCTATGGAAGTTCCGCATCGCCGCGATCGGCATGCAGGCCGTGATCTGGACGACGCTCGGCGCGCTGTTCGGCGTGCTGGCGGAGCGCATCGGATTCGCCGACTCGCGCATGCGCGGCGATGCGCGCGGCGCCAGCGCTGCGACGCAAGCTTTTTGA
- the nthA gene encoding nitrile hydratase subunit alpha, with amino-acid sequence MTPMFEYPEDREASSAAKVRALEALLIEKGVIGSDSVDAVLAHFETMAGPFNGAKIVAHAWVDPEYKQRLIDDTPKAIAELSLPLGMAGAEGEHMAAVANDANVHNLIICTLCSCYPWPVLGLPPYWYKDPVFRARGVREPRAVLQEFGVTVPAAKEVKVWDSSAQIRWFVVPERPANTEHLNEEELAALVTPESMMGVALVAAPTA; translated from the coding sequence ATGACCCCAATGTTCGAATATCCCGAAGACCGCGAAGCGTCGAGTGCCGCCAAGGTCCGCGCACTCGAAGCGCTGCTGATCGAGAAAGGCGTGATCGGCAGCGATTCCGTCGATGCCGTGCTCGCGCACTTCGAGACGATGGCCGGTCCGTTCAACGGCGCGAAGATCGTCGCGCACGCGTGGGTTGATCCAGAGTACAAGCAGCGCCTGATCGACGACACGCCCAAAGCGATTGCCGAGCTTTCGCTGCCGCTCGGCATGGCGGGCGCGGAAGGCGAGCACATGGCCGCCGTCGCCAACGACGCCAACGTACACAACCTGATCATCTGCACGTTGTGCTCGTGTTATCCGTGGCCCGTGCTCGGCCTGCCGCCGTACTGGTACAAGGACCCGGTGTTTCGCGCGCGCGGCGTGCGCGAGCCGCGCGCGGTGCTGCAGGAATTCGGCGTGACCGTGCCCGCGGCGAAGGAAGTGAAGGTGTGGGACAGCAGCGCGCAAATCCGCTGGTTCGTCGTGCCGGAGCGTCCCGCGAACACGGAGCATCTGAACGAGGAAGAACTCGCCGCACTCGTCACACCGGAATCGATGATGGGTGTCGCGCTCGTCGCTGCGCCCACGGCTTGA
- a CDS encoding asparaginase, translating to MSALLIAACIALPVCSTFAVAAESNADQSTTVDGQNKKLPRIVVLATGGTISGTADARSAIGYNSGERTGQQLLKDVPGIGKFATITAEQVSNVGSQDMNDGIWFQLAKRINEIFDRGEADGVVITHGTDTMEETAFFLKNVLHSRKPVVLVGSMRPGGVVGADGPNNLLEAVEVAASPQSQGRGVMVVMNDTIHDPRWITKTNTTSVQTFLSPNAGPIGFVDPASIRFVTPLTDSRQSPYTLPAAGPLPRVEIVYAHSNMDASQIDHAVADNAKGIVIAGVGDGDVSKAALAAMERAAKMGIVVVRASRVGTGFVNRNVEVDDDKSGFVASLDLNPQKARVLTQLLIANGITTPAKVQQAFSATY from the coding sequence GTGAGCGCGCTGCTGATCGCGGCATGCATTGCGCTCCCCGTCTGCTCGACATTTGCGGTAGCCGCTGAATCCAATGCGGATCAGTCCACCACCGTCGATGGCCAGAACAAAAAGCTGCCACGCATCGTGGTGCTTGCGACGGGTGGGACGATATCTGGAACGGCAGACGCACGTTCAGCCATTGGTTACAACTCCGGCGAGAGAACCGGCCAGCAGTTGCTCAAGGATGTTCCGGGAATCGGCAAGTTCGCAACGATCACCGCCGAACAGGTTTCGAATGTCGGTTCGCAAGACATGAACGACGGGATCTGGTTTCAACTGGCCAAGCGCATCAATGAGATCTTTGATCGCGGCGAGGCGGATGGTGTCGTGATAACGCATGGTACGGATACGATGGAAGAGACCGCCTTCTTCCTGAAGAACGTCTTGCATTCTCGCAAGCCGGTGGTTCTCGTCGGGTCCATGCGACCGGGTGGTGTTGTCGGCGCCGATGGTCCGAATAACCTTCTCGAAGCCGTTGAGGTTGCGGCGAGTCCTCAGTCGCAGGGGCGCGGTGTGATGGTGGTCATGAACGATACGATCCACGACCCGCGCTGGATCACCAAAACGAACACAACCTCCGTTCAGACATTCCTGTCGCCGAATGCAGGCCCAATAGGATTTGTCGATCCGGCGTCGATCCGGTTCGTCACGCCTCTAACGGACTCCCGTCAGTCGCCTTATACGCTGCCCGCCGCCGGACCGTTGCCCCGCGTCGAGATTGTCTACGCGCACAGCAATATGGATGCGTCGCAGATCGACCATGCCGTCGCTGACAATGCGAAAGGGATTGTGATCGCTGGCGTTGGCGACGGTGACGTATCGAAGGCGGCGTTGGCTGCCATGGAGCGGGCCGCGAAGATGGGGATCGTCGTGGTTCGCGCTTCCCGGGTTGGTACGGGTTTTGTGAACCGGAATGTGGAAGTTGACGATGACAAGAGCGGCTTTGTCGCCTCTCTTGATCTCAATCCACAAAAGGCCCGTGTGCTGACGCAATTGCTGATCGCAAACGGCATCACGACACCCGCTAAAGTGCAGCAGGCATTTTCTGCAACGTACTGA
- a CDS encoding LysR substrate-binding domain-containing protein: protein MEIKWIEDFIALAQYQSFSRAAEFRNVTQSGFSRRIQSLEQWVGAELIDRSSFPPVLTPAGQLFREVADDVLNKLFDTRAIIRTEQRIAGKSLQIAAGHTIALSFLPSWLKHLSTHFGEVRARVVPTNVHDSILMLVNGNCELMFAYHHPELPLHLDPVKYEHVTVGIDTLMPASRPNPRLAPLFRLPGTTKQPLPHISYTETSYFGRCLALLLSRASDTPALRLHYESDMAEVLKKLVMEGEGIAWLPKSAIAAELDQGELVPAGPSAWNLEIELRVYRDASNRNEFLDTLWQHLRAVSPVTG from the coding sequence ATGGAAATCAAGTGGATCGAGGACTTCATCGCCCTCGCTCAGTACCAGAGCTTCTCACGTGCAGCAGAATTCCGGAACGTGACCCAATCCGGATTCAGCAGGCGCATTCAGTCTCTCGAGCAATGGGTTGGTGCGGAACTGATCGACCGCAGCAGCTTCCCTCCCGTCCTGACACCTGCAGGGCAACTATTCCGCGAAGTCGCCGATGACGTCCTGAACAAGCTCTTCGATACCCGCGCCATCATACGTACCGAGCAACGCATCGCCGGCAAGAGCCTGCAGATTGCGGCCGGGCACACGATCGCGCTGAGTTTCCTGCCTTCGTGGCTCAAGCATCTCTCGACTCACTTCGGAGAAGTGCGCGCACGTGTGGTGCCCACCAATGTGCATGACTCGATCCTGATGCTAGTGAACGGCAATTGCGAGTTGATGTTCGCGTACCACCACCCTGAACTTCCGCTGCATCTCGATCCTGTGAAGTATGAGCACGTCACAGTCGGTATCGACACGCTGATGCCTGCCAGCAGGCCGAACCCGCGTCTGGCTCCGTTGTTTCGCCTGCCGGGAACGACGAAGCAGCCCTTGCCACACATTTCGTACACGGAAACGAGCTACTTCGGGCGTTGTCTTGCCCTGCTGCTCAGCCGGGCTTCCGATACCCCGGCATTGCGGCTGCACTATGAATCGGACATGGCCGAAGTGCTCAAGAAGCTCGTGATGGAAGGCGAAGGCATCGCGTGGCTTCCGAAGAGCGCCATCGCTGCCGAACTCGACCAGGGCGAACTGGTTCCCGCCGGGCCGTCTGCGTGGAATCTGGAAATCGAGCTTCGCGTCTATCGCGACGCATCCAACCGCAATGAGTTTCTGGATACGCTCTGGCAGCATCTTCGTGCCGTTTCGCCCGTAACGGGCTAG